One Acidobacteriota bacterium genomic region harbors:
- a CDS encoding carboxypeptidase regulatory-like domain-containing protein translates to MRLLRLSVLVLVSLSLSLGAFAQGVDTGSLRGRITDETGGALPGVVVTVSSPAVMGGSLTAVTSEEGLYRFPSMPPGVYEIKMELLGFRTVVIQGVRVSVGFALTIDREMLVSSVEETVLVTGESPIVDTKTTSSEVNWTTELLEQVPSSRDLWSTLQQVPGLVMAKENVGGIESPFLSFFSAHGSLRGANQYNLNGLDMSDMHSGIGLGYFNTDSFEEMQFSTSGITAEHSRGGIVMNTVTKSGGNDLSGSFASYYENNALQATNIDDGLRARGVRGDGAPLDYLYDLSGTLGGPIVRDRVWFFGAARRYAVSPKVLNCTLQDGSGCVDGVTLPNVTAKVTTQFGPMNKLMVMYDRGAINRPNRGVSQFVTLDAAFSEDFHYDVWQAKYDRILSSTMLLQAGVGRGSPPFALNYHETHRDGVSTAFDEVTLVRFDAAAQQFRQQGDILVLNSNLTYFNDRWLGGAHDIKVGVEHRRGKLFQGNYRSGHMERRYQNGVPFRVTVFNTPVEQVARNYGLAGYVQDSVRLGRHLTVNLGLRTEWWRGDVPEQSNQPAAFPDVFGGTATFPEQKGVMEWTTWSPRLGFAYDIRGDSRLVVKGTYGRYFFQVRSSDLNAFSNQNALATATFDWVDLNGNNVPDYPQEFGTRRSLNLPRARTIDPDMVSPYTDEATAAFEVGLTQHSSVSARYTYRNNAKIIAATDLALPLSAYSVPSTATDPLTGNTVNYWSLASEFRSVVNQETLTQFDDNYRKYHGVDFVFNRRFDGRWLFMASATVQDNSGRVGTYFDRNEQEIFAYGNAGLDTRFMGKLVTTFALPWSSSASAFYRYSTGMNSNNQENPEMARRVQVRDVTTNSIYRVRVERPGSFRQDDVKILDLRFAKQFRLGGARIEAMVDAFNVTNANTILATGVVTGGDLNVPLRIVTPRVFRLGARIDF, encoded by the coding sequence ATGCGCTTGCTCCGGTTGTCCGTCTTGGTGCTCGTGTCTCTCTCGCTGTCGCTCGGGGCCTTCGCCCAGGGCGTCGACACCGGGTCGCTTCGCGGTCGGATCACCGACGAGACCGGCGGAGCGCTGCCGGGGGTGGTCGTCACGGTGTCGAGCCCGGCCGTCATGGGTGGCAGCCTCACGGCGGTGACGTCGGAAGAGGGCCTCTATCGCTTCCCGTCGATGCCGCCAGGCGTCTACGAGATCAAGATGGAGCTGCTGGGATTCCGCACGGTCGTCATCCAGGGCGTGCGCGTCAGCGTCGGCTTCGCGCTCACGATCGACCGCGAGATGCTGGTGTCGTCGGTCGAGGAGACGGTGCTCGTCACGGGCGAGTCGCCCATCGTCGACACCAAGACGACCTCGAGCGAGGTCAACTGGACGACGGAACTGCTCGAGCAGGTGCCTTCGTCGCGCGACCTCTGGTCGACGCTGCAGCAGGTGCCGGGGCTCGTCATGGCCAAGGAGAACGTGGGCGGCATCGAGAGCCCGTTCCTGTCGTTCTTCTCGGCGCACGGCTCGCTGCGCGGGGCGAACCAGTACAACCTCAACGGGCTCGACATGAGCGACATGCACTCGGGCATCGGCCTCGGGTACTTCAACACCGACTCGTTCGAGGAGATGCAGTTCTCGACCTCGGGCATCACGGCCGAGCACTCGCGCGGCGGCATCGTCATGAACACGGTGACCAAGAGCGGCGGGAACGATCTCTCTGGGTCGTTTGCGAGCTACTACGAGAACAACGCCCTGCAGGCCACCAACATCGACGACGGCCTGCGGGCCCGCGGCGTCCGCGGCGACGGCGCGCCGCTCGACTATCTCTACGACCTGTCGGGCACGCTCGGCGGACCCATCGTGCGCGACCGCGTCTGGTTCTTCGGCGCCGCCCGCCGCTACGCCGTGTCGCCGAAAGTGCTCAACTGCACCCTGCAGGACGGGAGCGGGTGCGTCGACGGCGTGACGCTGCCGAACGTGACGGCCAAGGTGACGACGCAGTTCGGGCCGATGAACAAGCTGATGGTGATGTACGACCGCGGGGCCATCAACCGGCCCAACCGCGGCGTCAGCCAGTTCGTCACCCTCGACGCCGCCTTCAGCGAGGACTTCCACTACGACGTCTGGCAGGCGAAGTACGATCGGATTCTGAGCTCGACGATGCTCCTGCAGGCGGGCGTGGGGCGGGGCAGCCCGCCGTTTGCCCTGAACTACCACGAGACGCATCGGGACGGCGTCAGCACGGCGTTCGACGAGGTGACGCTCGTGCGGTTCGACGCCGCGGCCCAGCAGTTCCGCCAGCAGGGCGACATCCTCGTGCTCAACTCGAACCTGACGTACTTCAACGACCGCTGGCTCGGCGGCGCGCACGACATCAAGGTAGGCGTCGAGCACCGGCGCGGGAAGCTGTTCCAGGGCAACTATCGCTCGGGCCACATGGAGCGCCGGTACCAGAACGGCGTGCCGTTCCGCGTCACCGTGTTCAACACGCCCGTGGAGCAGGTGGCGCGCAACTACGGGCTGGCGGGCTACGTGCAGGACTCGGTGCGCCTCGGCCGGCACCTGACCGTCAATCTCGGGCTGCGCACCGAGTGGTGGCGCGGCGACGTGCCCGAGCAGTCGAACCAGCCGGCGGCGTTTCCCGACGTCTTCGGTGGGACGGCGACCTTCCCCGAGCAGAAGGGCGTGATGGAGTGGACCACGTGGTCGCCGCGCCTCGGCTTTGCGTACGACATTCGCGGCGACAGCCGCCTCGTCGTCAAGGGCACGTACGGCCGCTACTTCTTCCAGGTGCGCAGCTCCGACCTCAACGCCTTCTCGAACCAGAACGCGCTCGCCACGGCGACGTTCGACTGGGTCGACCTCAACGGCAACAACGTGCCCGACTACCCGCAGGAGTTCGGCACGCGGCGCTCGCTCAACCTGCCGCGGGCCCGTACGATCGACCCCGACATGGTGTCGCCCTACACCGACGAGGCGACGGCGGCGTTTGAAGTGGGCCTCACGCAGCACTCGTCGGTGTCGGCCCGCTACACCTACCGGAACAACGCCAAGATCATCGCCGCGACCGACCTCGCGCTGCCGTTGTCGGCCTACTCGGTGCCGAGCACGGCGACCGACCCGCTCACCGGCAACACCGTCAACTACTGGTCGCTCGCGTCGGAATTCCGCTCGGTCGTCAACCAGGAGACGCTCACGCAGTTCGACGACAACTACCGGAAGTACCACGGTGTCGACTTCGTGTTCAACCGCCGGTTCGACGGCCGCTGGCTCTTCATGGCCTCGGCGACGGTCCAGGACAACTCGGGCCGTGTCGGCACCTACTTCGACCGTAACGAGCAGGAGATCTTCGCCTACGGCAATGCCGGGCTCGACACCCGCTTCATGGGCAAGCTGGTGACGACGTTCGCCCTGCCGTGGAGCTCGAGCGCGAGCGCGTTCTACCGGTACTCGACCGGCATGAACTCGAACAACCAGGAGAACCCGGAGATGGCGCGCCGCGTCCAGGTGCGCGACGTGACGACCAACTCGATCTACCGCGTCCGCGTCGAGCGGCCGGGCAGCTTCCGTCAGGACGACGTGAAGATCCTCGACCTGCGGTTCGCGAAGCAGTTCCGCCTGGGCGGCGCGCGGATCGAGGCCATGGTCGATGCCTTCAACGTGACCAACGCCAACACGATTCTGGCCACGGGCGTCGTGACCGGCGGCGACCTCAACGTGCCGCTGCGCATCGTCACGCCGCGCGTGTTCCGCCTCGGCGCCAGGATCGACTTCTGA
- a CDS encoding prolyl oligopeptidase family serine peptidase, with amino-acid sequence MAPARATAQETTSGPFTLEQVMSYPFPGELETAATGSRLVWALNERGRRNLFVAEGPDFVARQLTTYAADDGQELTSVSLSPDGQYVVYVRGGEHASNWDRSAPVNPASMPAPPGLQIWSVPFAGGEPRLLAEGGDDPAISPRGDVVAFLRGGQVWSVPIDGSAPAQVLVGLRGQASSLQWSPDGARLAFVSGRESHALIGIYRDQATPIAWMAPSTSRDASPRWSPDGTRLVFVRRPGAGGAPPSLLEPRHLPWALWTADATTGVGGELWRAPATLRGNPPDTHGGVNLLWAADDRIVFMTELDGWPHLYSLSAAGGEPLLLTPGHFMAEHVRLTPDRRHVVFMANTGPLTTDIDRRHIVRVPVDRADIEVLTPGTGIESAPVVTGDGRWLAFISATPQRPPVPAVMPTHGGAWRLIGEDRVPADFPVAHLVDPRPVTYRAPDGLLIHAQVFDRPDGPPKKPAIVYVHGGPSRQMLLGWHYGDYYANAYAMNQYLASRGYLVLSVNFRRGIGYGQDFQKPVQAGPQGASEYQDIRAAGEFLRMLPQVDPGRIGIYGGSYGGYLTALALARDSALFAAGVDIHGVHDFTASAARRFGLDDARYETAPDRADALRVAWESSPVSSVATWRSPVLLIHGDDDRNVRVSETVDLVQRLRAAGVPFEEQLIPDETHHFMRHANLRQVNAAVADFFARRLAGAP; translated from the coding sequence ATGGCTCCCGCGCGTGCCACGGCCCAGGAGACCACGAGTGGCCCGTTCACGCTGGAACAGGTCATGAGCTACCCGTTTCCCGGCGAGCTCGAGACGGCCGCGACGGGCAGCCGCCTCGTCTGGGCGCTCAACGAACGCGGACGCCGCAACCTGTTCGTCGCCGAGGGGCCCGACTTCGTGGCGCGGCAGCTCACCACCTACGCCGCCGACGACGGGCAGGAACTCACCAGCGTGTCGCTGTCGCCAGACGGCCAGTACGTGGTCTACGTGCGAGGGGGTGAACATGCCTCGAACTGGGACCGCAGCGCGCCCGTGAACCCCGCGTCGATGCCCGCACCGCCAGGGCTGCAGATCTGGTCGGTCCCCTTCGCCGGCGGCGAACCGAGACTGCTCGCGGAGGGCGGAGACGACCCCGCCATCTCACCGCGCGGCGACGTCGTCGCCTTCCTGCGCGGGGGACAGGTCTGGAGCGTGCCGATCGACGGATCGGCGCCAGCCCAAGTGCTGGTCGGCCTGCGCGGACAGGCGTCCTCGCTCCAGTGGTCGCCGGACGGCGCGCGATTGGCGTTCGTCTCGGGACGCGAGAGCCACGCGCTCATCGGGATCTACCGCGACCAGGCAACGCCCATTGCGTGGATGGCCCCGTCGACGAGTCGCGACGCCTCGCCACGATGGTCGCCCGACGGCACGCGTCTCGTCTTCGTACGACGGCCCGGCGCGGGCGGCGCTCCACCCTCGCTGCTCGAGCCACGCCACCTGCCGTGGGCGCTCTGGACCGCGGATGCGACGACGGGCGTCGGCGGCGAGCTGTGGAGGGCACCCGCGACCCTGCGCGGCAACCCGCCAGACACGCACGGCGGCGTCAACCTGCTCTGGGCCGCGGACGATCGCATCGTGTTCATGACCGAGCTCGACGGCTGGCCGCACCTGTACTCGCTCTCGGCGGCCGGCGGTGAGCCGCTGCTGCTGACCCCCGGCCACTTCATGGCCGAGCACGTCAGGCTGACGCCCGACCGCCGTCACGTGGTCTTCATGGCGAACACGGGCCCGCTCACCACCGACATCGACCGCCGCCACATCGTCCGCGTGCCGGTCGACCGTGCCGACATCGAGGTGCTCACGCCGGGCACCGGCATCGAGAGCGCGCCCGTCGTCACCGGCGATGGGCGCTGGCTCGCGTTCATCTCGGCGACGCCGCAGCGCCCGCCCGTGCCGGCGGTCATGCCGACCCACGGCGGCGCCTGGCGCCTGATCGGTGAGGACCGCGTGCCGGCGGACTTCCCCGTCGCGCACCTCGTCGACCCGCGCCCGGTGACCTATCGGGCGCCGGATGGCCTGTTGATCCACGCGCAGGTGTTCGACCGGCCGGATGGCCCGCCGAAGAAGCCGGCGATCGTCTACGTGCACGGGGGACCGTCACGCCAGATGCTGCTCGGCTGGCACTACGGTGACTACTACGCGAACGCCTACGCGATGAACCAGTATCTCGCCAGCCGGGGCTACCTCGTGCTCTCGGTGAACTTCCGGCGAGGCATCGGGTACGGGCAGGATTTCCAGAAGCCCGTGCAGGCCGGCCCGCAGGGCGCCTCCGAGTACCAGGACATCCGCGCGGCGGGCGAGTTCCTGCGCATGCTGCCGCAGGTCGACCCGGGCCGCATCGGGATCTATGGGGGGTCGTACGGCGGCTACCTCACGGCGCTGGCCCTCGCGCGCGATTCGGCGCTGTTTGCCGCTGGCGTCGACATTCACGGCGTGCACGATTTCACCGCGAGCGCCGCGCGCCGCTTCGGCCTCGACGATGCCCGCTACGAGACGGCGCCCGATCGGGCCGATGCCCTGCGCGTGGCGTGGGAGTCGTCGCCGGTGTCGTCGGTGGCCACGTGGCGATCGCCGGTCCTGCTCATCCACGGTGACGACGACCGGAACGTGCGCGTGTCGGAGACCGTCGACCTGGTGCAGCGCCTGCGGGCCGCCGGTGTGCCGTTCGAGGAACAGCTCATCCCCGACGAGACCCACCACTTCATGCGGCATGCGAATCTGCGACAGGTGAACGCCGCCGTCGCCGACTTCTTCGCGCGCCGGCTCGCCGGGGCGCCCTGA